The Candidatus Polarisedimenticolaceae bacterium nucleotide sequence CGTCAACCAGACCGGAATCCGGTTGACCATCGGGATCTGCTGGAAGAGCTGCGGGTACTCGGTCAGGAGGATGAACCCCGCCGCGAGAAGGAGCTTGTCCGCCGCCGGGTCGAGGTAGGCCCCGAGGGGACTCTGCTGCCGGAAGACCCGGGCGACGAGGCCGTCGAGCAGATCGGTCACCCCCGCCCCGACGAACAACCAGAAGGCCGCCCCGAAGCGGGCGTCCAGGATCGCGAGGATGAAGATCGGAACCGCGACCAAGCGCAGAAACGTCAGCTGGTTGGCCAGGGTCCAGTTCCCGACCCGGTCCTTGATGCGGGCTTCGCTCATGCGGCCGAACCGTATAGCCCAGCCCCCGCGGTCCCGTCAAACCGGAGAAGTTTGACATCTCTCGCGTGGAACCTATGTTCCCCGCCGAGCGGGCGGGGTTCCCGCACCGAGGACATGAGCACCCAAGAGGACGGCGACGTCATGAAGATCGACGACCTGCTGCGCTTCATGGTCAAGCAGGAGGCGTCCGACCTCCACCTGAAGCCCATGCGGCCGCCGCTCCTGCGACTGCACGGCAAGCTCCTCCCCCTGAAGACCGATCCCCTGCATCCCGACCTCCTGAAGGAGATGTTGCTCGGCCTCCTGACCGAGCGGATGCGGGAGACGCTCGAGGAGCGCCAGGCGGTGGACTTCGGGCACAGCGTGCCGGGCGTCTCCCGCTTCCGCGCGACCATCTTCTTCCAGCGCGGAACGCTCAGTGCGGTCTTCCGCCGCGTCCCGTTCGAGTTTCCGAGCCTCGAGGACTGGGGCCTCCCCCCGGTTCTCCACGAGTTCGCCAACCTGAACCAGGGGCTCGTCCTGCTGACCGGTCCCACGGGCTCCGGGAAGTCGTCGACCCTCGCGGCGCTCATGCGCCTGATCTCGAACACGCAGAACTGCCACCTCGTGACGATCGAGGATCCGATCGAGTTCCTTCTCAAGGACAACCTCGGCGCGGTGACCCAGCGCGAGGTCGGGACCGACACGCCGACCTTCTCCGACGCCCTGCGCAACGCACTGCGCCAGGACCCCGACGTGATCATGGTCGGCGAGATGCGCGACCTCGCGACCGTGCAGACCGTGCTCACCGCCGCGGAGACCGGCCACCTCGTCTTCTCCACGGTGCACACGAACAGCGCGGCCCAGACGATCGACCGCATCATCGACATGTTCCCCGAGGGGAACCACCGCCAGATCCGCCAGCAGCTCGGCACGGTGCTCCAGGGCGTGGTCTCGATGAAGCTCGTCGAGCGCGCCGACGGCCAGGGGTTGATCGCGGCGGTGGAGGTGTTGCGCCATTCCCCCCGCGTGCAGAAGCTCATCCACGAGGGAAACCTCGACGCCCTCGAGGAGGAGATCGAGAACTCGGTTTCCTACTACCGCATGCAGTCGATGAACCAGTCGCTCGCCGCGCTGGTGCTTCGGGGCGCCGTCGCGCGGGACACCGCGCTCGCCGCTTCGATCCGGCCGGGCGACCTCGATCTCATGCTTCGCAAGTTCCTCTACGCCGCCGAGCACGGCGGCGACGAGCCGGGAGATGCCGCCATGGCCGAGCCGCTGAGCGATTTCTCGAAGATCCTCGAGCTGCAGGAGATCAAGAAGCTCTACGACGAGCTTCAGGAGCGCGTCGGCGCCGATCTCGCGGAGAAGGACGACGAGATCCGCAGGCTCCGTGAGGAGATCGCGACCCGGGACGCCGGGGGGGCCGCCGCCGGAGGGGAGATGGACGCGCTCCGGGGCGAGAACGAGCGCCTCACCAAGCAGATCCAACTCCTGCGGCAGGACTACGAGGCGAAGATCGAGCGCCTGAACGCGCGGCTGAAGGAACTGTCCGGCGCCGCCGCCGGAGCGGCCGGTGCGGCTCCCCGCGATCCGGGAAGCGGCTTCTTCAGGCGCTAATCCCCCGGCTCCCTCGGGGCGGTCCAGCCCCCGTGCCCCTCGTCGCCGTGGCCGCCGTGCCGGGCGTGGCTCACCGTCGAGATCGCGTGCTTGTAGACGATCTGCTCGCCGTACGGCCCGTCGAGCAGCAGCGTGAACTTGTCGAAGGCGCGGATCCGGCCGACGAGCTTCTTGCCGTTGGCGAGGAAGACGGTCACGAGCACGTGATCCCGGCGCGCCGCGTTGAAGAACTCGTTCTGGAGGTTCCCACCGTCCGCGTCCATCGTCATGTTCCCCTCCGGCCGCCGGAGTATAAACCTCTCAGACCCCGCCGGAGCGCCAGCATTCGAGGATGACGCGCGTCGCCGCCTCGCACCCCGGCTCCATGTCGACCCGCAGCGCGTCGCGCTCGCTCCGGAACCAGGTGCGCTGGCGCTTGGCGTAACGGCGGGTCGCGCGGCGAACGTCGTCCACGACCGACTCGGGGTCGATCCCCCGCTCCAGCGCGGAGAGCACCTCGCGGTACCCGATCGCCTTGAAGGCGTTGGCCCTCGCGGGAATCCCCGCGGCGAGCAGGCGGCGGACCTCGGCGACGAGCCCCCCGGCGAAAAAGCCGTCGACCCGGGCGTCGAGGCGGCGCGCGAGGACCTCCCGGGGAAGGTCGAGGACGACCTTGAGCGACGGGTAACGCTCGACCCCCGACGACCACGAGCCTTCTTCGCGCAGCCGCTCGCTCCAGCGACCGCCTCCGGCCAACGCGATCTCGAGGGCCCGCACGACGCGTTGCGCGTCCGCCGGCGGGAGACGTCGCGCCGATTCCGGATCGCATCGAAGGAGCAGGCGGTGCAGGCGCGCGGCGCCGTGGCGTTCGGCCAATCGCCGCAAGCGATCCCGGAGCTCCGGATCGCGGGCCGGGGCGTCGACGACCCCGCGAAGCAACCCGCGCAGGTACATCCCGGTCCCTCCCGCGACGATCGGAAGGCGGCCGCGCGAAACGATCCCGAGGATCGCCCGGTCGGCGTCGCGCACGTAATCGGCGAGCGTGTAGTCGCGGAGAGGGTCGACGTGGGAGACGAGGTGGTGCGGGACCCGCAGGAGATCCGCCGGCGACGGCTTCGCGGTCGCGACGTCGAACCCCCGGTACACCTGCAGCGCATCGCAGCCGACGATCTCGCCGTTCAGGCGCTCGGCGAGCGCGGTCGCGACGTCGGACTTCCCGGTTCCGGTGGGGCCCGCGACGACCAGAAGGCGAGGGCTCAGCGCGTGCCGCGCCCCCCGACCATCCCCTCCCGGGTCTGGTCCCGCAGCTCGTCCATCGCCTTCTTCATGTGGTCGCGACAGTAGAGGTGTCCGGGCTCGGTCGGATGGTCGCATCGCGCGCAGCGGGACCCGCGCAGCTTCCGCCCGACCGGCAGGATCATGCGAAGCAACACACCCCCGGTGAGACATCCCAGGCTCAACTTCAGCGCGAGCGGTCCCCAGTGGTCCGAGGTCGCCGAATCGACCCATCCGACCTGACCGCCGAGGAACAGCCAGACCGCGCCCGCGAGCGCGACGAGGCCGAGTTGAAGGAGCATGTTTCCCACGCGGCGAATATAGGCCTTAGCGAGGATCGGGCCACCGCAGCGCTCACGGGATTTCGGTCAGCGAGGCGCCGGAATAGTAATGGGAGAGGATTTGGCGGTAGTCGGCTCCGCGGACGGCCATCCCGTACGCCCCGACCTGGCAGAGACCGACGCCGTGCCCCCACCCCTTTCCGGCGAAGACGACCGCGTCCAGGCGTCCCTGCGCGTCGCGCTGGGGCTCCAGGACGACGAGGTTCTCGCGCAGGTCCAGCAACCCGCGGATGTCGAATCCCTTCACCACCGTCGTGCCGCGGCTCCCCACCACCTCGAGCTCCACCACGCGCCCGGAGACCCCGCGGCGCTTCACCCGGAGGTCCTGGAGATCCCCGACGCCGATGCGCTTCTCGATCGTCGCCTCGAGCTCCTCGCGCGAGCGCCGGAGGTCCCACGCGTAGACCGCCGCGCTGCGGTCGTCGGACGCCCCCTTCACCGGCGGGCGGAGCTCGAGGAAGTCGATGCGACCGTCCGAGCCGCGACGGAAGCGAACGCGGTCCCCGGGCCACAACTGGAGCGACGGCGCCGGAACCGATCGGCCTCCGAGGGTGCCGAAGACGAAGGGGCTTCCCCCCACCGCGACGCTGAGGTCGCCTCGCCCCTGCACGAAGCGGAGGGCGGCGCCGTCGGGACCGGAGAAGGTCGCCTCCCGGAGCGAGAACGCCTCGTAGATGTCCCCCACCCCCGCGAGCAGCCACGCGATTCGAGCGCGGCTCGCCGGCTCGGCGAGACCGAATCCTCCGCCGGCGAGCGGCCGCAGCAGGCCGATCCATGCGAAGTAGGCGGCGATGCGCCGTTCCTCCGGCGCCAGCGCCGCGGCCGACGCGTCCCGCAGGAGCGCCTCGGCGTCCCCATCCCCCACGAGCACGCGGGCCCGCTCGTCGAGTCCCAGGTCGCGGGCGGCCGCGGCGAGCGCCTGCGCGAGGGTCGCCGTCGGACGCTCGGGGCCGGAGGGCGCGGGACGCCCCGCGACCGCCGCGAGCGCGCGCGTCCACCGGCGCAGCTCCGCCGGGCCCACCTCGTGCCGCATCGCGCGCGGATGGATCTCGCCGACGAGCACGCCGGCCGCCGCGAGCAACGCGACCTCCCGCGTGACGTCCGTTCCGGTCTCGTCGACGAGCGGGTCGATCGGCCGGCCCGAGATCGAGACCTTGCGCTGCGCGAGCCCGTCGGCCTCCGCGCGGCACGGGACCCCCTTGAGGTACGGGGCGGCCTGCTCGGGGAAGATCTCCTTCGCGTCCTCGGTATGCCCCCCGCAGGTCGCGGTGTACAGCGCCGCGATCGGTTTCCCGTCCCAGGCGAGGATCTCGCCCGCCGTCGCGGCGATCGCGCGGTCGGAAAGCGGATGCTCGGCCGAGGCACCGCCGTACGCCTGGCAACGCGGCGTCGCGCAGAGGTCGTACCCCCCCTCCTCGAACTGACCGAGGTTCGCGACGGCGTACGTGCGCGCGGCGACCGCCTGCGCCTTCAGTGCCTCGAGCTGCGGCCAGATCTCGGGGCCGAGCTCCGAAGGGACGACGCCGCGCAGGTAGGTCTCCAACTCCAGCCAGTTGACGGGACGAATGCGTCCCTGGGGATCCACGCGAAGCTCGACGACGCCGCGGTAACCCTTCCCGCCCACTTCGATCGTCGCCCCCGGTTCCGCGACGACCGCGAGGCGACCCCGGGCGGTGGGCGTGTCGTTCCACCGTGCGTCGACCAGGCGCAGCGTGACCCCCGACACCTCGCGACGCGGCTCCTCGGCGATCCAGATTCCCTGGAATCCGGCGTCCCGGAGCTTCTCCAGAACCGGCGCGAGCGACGCCCGGTCGTCCCCCTCCCCGAGCCGCACCCGCCAGGAGCCGCGGTCCGGGACGAACCGGACGACGGCCGGGACGCCGAAACGATCCCGAAGGCGGGTGGCCTCGGCTTCCGCGGCCTCCCGCGTCTCGAACGCCGCGACCTGGACGCGGTAGATCGAGCCCGCGTCCTCCTCGGGACCGCCGTCGGCGACGACCACCACCTCGCCGGACTGGGGCGCGTTCCCGACGGCCGTCCCCGTGGACGGATCGACGATGCGGTAAGGCTTCGCGGAGCGTATCGTCACGCGCCGCGCGGGCTCGAGGCCGATGCGGATGAGCTTTCCCGGGGGGGACGCGGCGGTCGCCAGCGCCCGGATCGCGTCCGTCGCGGCGTCGGCCGCGGCGCCGCCGACGGCGGCGCCCGCGACGACGGTCGCGACGACGAGCCGACTAAACACGGCCCCGCGCCAGCAGGTCGAGCACGTCGCGGCGGGCGGAGGCGTCGGACTCGTAGGTCCCGGAGACCGCGAGCGTGACGAGGCGGCTCGACTCCTTGCGTACGCCGCGCAGGGTCATGCAGGTGTGCTCGGCCTCGAGCATCACGAGGGCACCGCGCGGACGAAGGACGCGGCCGAGCGTCCCGAGGATCTGCGAGGTCAACCGCTCCTGGATCTGGAGCCGTCGTGCGTGCGCGTCGACGACGCGGCCGAGCTTGCTCAGCCCGGCGAGCCGTCCGTCCGGGAGGTACGCGACGTGCGCGACCCCCGAGAAGGGGAGCAGGTGGTGGACGCAGACCGAGGCGAATCGGATGTCCCGCACGAGGACGAGGCCGGAGCCTTCCGGGGCCGACGTCCAGGTCAGCTCGGCCTCCGGATCGAGGGCGTAACCCTCGACGAGGTCCTCCTCCCACGCCTTCGCGACGCGCTCGGGGGTCGCCTCGAGGTCGTCGCCGGGAAACCGCTCGCCGAGCCCCTCGACGAACGCCCGGATCCCCTCCACCATCTTCGCCCGGTCCATTCCGCTCACTCCCCCCGGTAGACGACCGCGCAGCGGCGCGTCTCCCACAGCTCGATCTCCACGAGACCGGGAAGCGCCGGCTGCAGCCGGCGCCACATCCAGACGGTCATGTTCTCGGCGCTGGGGTTCTCGATCAGGTCGTTGAGGTATCGGTGGTCGAGCAGGTCCACGACCTCGCGCTCGACGATCGTCTTGAGGTCGGCGAAGTCGACCGCGAGGCCCGACGTCGGATCGACCTCGCGATCGACGGTCACCGCGAGCCGGTAGGAATGGCCGTGCAGGTTGCGGCACTTCCCCGGGTGATTCGGCAGGACGTGCGCCGACTCGAAGTCGAAGAGCCGCTTGACCCTCACGCCAGCCCCAGGTCGGCGCGCGAGCGGCTCATCTCCACCCCGACGGCGTCGACGATCCCGTCGATGACCGGCGTTTCCTTGCGCACCCGGATCGTCGCGCGCTCCGCCGGGAACTCCCGCAGCAGGCTCTCGAGCACGGTGAGGGCGAACGACTCGAGAAGCTTGTGGGAGGGGCCGCGGCCGACCTCGAGCACCGTACGGTAGACCTTCGCGTAATCGAGGGTGTCCGACATGCGGTCGGACCTGCCGGACCGGGTGAGGTCGTAGGCGAGGCTCACGTCCACGTTCAGCCGAACCCCCACCTGGCGCTCGAGCTTGGTCAGGCCGTGGAAGCCGTGAAACTTGATCCCTTCGACGAAGATGCGGTCGCCGTTCCTCACGGGATCGGAGTCTATCAGAGCGATCCGTACGCGGCGGCGGCCGCCCGGCGGTCGAGGCCGGCCGCCACCGCGGCCTCGATGCCCGGACGGGGATCCATCGGCGCCACCGGCCAGTCGGAGCCGAACTCGAGACGCGCTCCCGAGCGCGCCAGCGCCGTCCACGGGAATGCGTGCGCCGCCCGGCGGCCGAGCGCGGGCTCCAGGATCGCCTCGTCGAGCCGGAGGTGCGCCGGCTGCATCGAGGCGACGACCCCGAGGCTCGCGAACCGCGGGAGGTCGGCGGGGTCCACGATCTGCGCGTGCTCGACGCGGAATCTCCCCTCGGGGACGCGCTCCGCGACGTCGAGCGCGAGGCGAACCGCCGCGTCCCCGATCGCGTGGAAGGCGACCGGCCACCCGCACGCCACGGCGGCGCGCACGCGCGGGAGGATCGACCCCATCTCCTCCCGCAGCTCCCCACGCCCGCCGCGGTCGGCGT carries:
- a CDS encoding CDP-alcohol phosphatidyltransferase family protein; this translates as MSEARIKDRVGNWTLANQLTFLRLVAVPIFILAILDARFGAAFWLFVGAGVTDLLDGLVARVFRQQSPLGAYLDPAADKLLLAAGFILLTEYPQLFQQIPMVNRIPVWLT
- a CDS encoding PilT/PilU family type 4a pilus ATPase; its protein translation is MSTQEDGDVMKIDDLLRFMVKQEASDLHLKPMRPPLLRLHGKLLPLKTDPLHPDLLKEMLLGLLTERMRETLEERQAVDFGHSVPGVSRFRATIFFQRGTLSAVFRRVPFEFPSLEDWGLPPVLHEFANLNQGLVLLTGPTGSGKSSTLAALMRLISNTQNCHLVTIEDPIEFLLKDNLGAVTQREVGTDTPTFSDALRNALRQDPDVIMVGEMRDLATVQTVLTAAETGHLVFSTVHTNSAAQTIDRIIDMFPEGNHRQIRQQLGTVLQGVVSMKLVERADGQGLIAAVEVLRHSPRVQKLIHEGNLDALEEEIENSVSYYRMQSMNQSLAALVLRGAVARDTALAASIRPGDLDLMLRKFLYAAEHGGDEPGDAAMAEPLSDFSKILELQEIKKLYDELQERVGADLAEKDDEIRRLREEIATRDAGGAAAGGEMDALRGENERLTKQIQLLRQDYEAKIERLNARLKELSGAAAGAAGAAPRDPGSGFFRR
- the hfq gene encoding RNA chaperone Hfq; this encodes MTMDADGGNLQNEFFNAARRDHVLVTVFLANGKKLVGRIRAFDKFTLLLDGPYGEQIVYKHAISTVSHARHGGHGDEGHGGWTAPREPGD
- the miaA gene encoding tRNA (adenosine(37)-N6)-dimethylallyltransferase MiaA; the encoded protein is MRPSDRARTPLLSRPHEEGDGRAAGPDPGGDGRGARHALSPRLLVVAGPTGTGKSDVATALAERLNGEIVGCDALQVYRGFDVATAKPSPADLLRVPHHLVSHVDPLRDYTLADYVRDADRAILGIVSRGRLPIVAGGTGMYLRGLLRGVVDAPARDPELRDRLRRLAERHGAARLHRLLLRCDPESARRLPPADAQRVVRALEIALAGGGRWSERLREEGSWSSGVERYPSLKVVLDLPREVLARRLDARVDGFFAGGLVAEVRRLLAAGIPARANAFKAIGYREVLSALERGIDPESVVDDVRRATRRYAKRQRTWFRSERDALRVDMEPGCEAATRVILECWRSGGV
- a CDS encoding SpoIID/LytB domain-containing protein, which produces MFSRLVVATVVAGAAVGGAAADAATDAIRALATAASPPGKLIRIGLEPARRVTIRSAKPYRIVDPSTGTAVGNAPQSGEVVVVADGGPEEDAGSIYRVQVAAFETREAAEAEATRLRDRFGVPAVVRFVPDRGSWRVRLGEGDDRASLAPVLEKLRDAGFQGIWIAEEPRREVSGVTLRLVDARWNDTPTARGRLAVVAEPGATIEVGGKGYRGVVELRVDPQGRIRPVNWLELETYLRGVVPSELGPEIWPQLEALKAQAVAARTYAVANLGQFEEGGYDLCATPRCQAYGGASAEHPLSDRAIAATAGEILAWDGKPIAALYTATCGGHTEDAKEIFPEQAAPYLKGVPCRAEADGLAQRKVSISGRPIDPLVDETGTDVTREVALLAAAGVLVGEIHPRAMRHEVGPAELRRWTRALAAVAGRPAPSGPERPTATLAQALAAAARDLGLDERARVLVGDGDAEALLRDASAAALAPEERRIAAYFAWIGLLRPLAGGGFGLAEPASRARIAWLLAGVGDIYEAFSLREATFSGPDGAALRFVQGRGDLSVAVGGSPFVFGTLGGRSVPAPSLQLWPGDRVRFRRGSDGRIDFLELRPPVKGASDDRSAAVYAWDLRRSREELEATIEKRIGVGDLQDLRVKRRGVSGRVVELEVVGSRGTTVVKGFDIRGLLDLRENLVVLEPQRDAQGRLDAVVFAGKGWGHGVGLCQVGAYGMAVRGADYRQILSHYYSGASLTEIP
- the folE gene encoding GTP cyclohydrolase I, with the translated sequence MDRAKMVEGIRAFVEGLGERFPGDDLEATPERVAKAWEEDLVEGYALDPEAELTWTSAPEGSGLVLVRDIRFASVCVHHLLPFSGVAHVAYLPDGRLAGLSKLGRVVDAHARRLQIQERLTSQILGTLGRVLRPRGALVMLEAEHTCMTLRGVRKESSRLVTLAVSGTYESDASARRDVLDLLARGRV
- the queD gene encoding 6-carboxytetrahydropterin synthase QueD, with product MRVKRLFDFESAHVLPNHPGKCRNLHGHSYRLAVTVDREVDPTSGLAVDFADLKTIVEREVVDLLDHRYLNDLIENPSAENMTVWMWRRLQPALPGLVEIELWETRRCAVVYRGE
- the folB gene encoding dihydroneopterin aldolase, whose amino-acid sequence is MRNGDRIFVEGIKFHGFHGLTKLERQVGVRLNVDVSLAYDLTRSGRSDRMSDTLDYAKVYRTVLEVGRGPSHKLLESFALTVLESLLREFPAERATIRVRKETPVIDGIVDAVGVEMSRSRADLGLA